One stretch of Halapricum desulfuricans DNA includes these proteins:
- the cas4 gene encoding CRISPR-associated protein Cas4 yields the protein MVQYYHVCERELWFMSRGIDIDRETTNIQRGTYVDETSYQDARRSFMIGNRIQLDILESGDIMEVKVSSALEKPARMQLLFYLWYLRNIYGIEKDGILAYPTERKRQTVTLTDTTTAQVESTIAGILDIVSRDAPPKLKKKEYCNSCLYQDLCWM from the coding sequence ATGGTCCAGTACTACCATGTGTGCGAACGAGAACTCTGGTTTATGTCGCGAGGGATCGATATTGATCGTGAGACGACGAATATCCAGCGAGGTACATACGTCGACGAAACCAGCTATCAAGATGCGCGTCGATCATTTATGATCGGGAATCGAATTCAACTCGACATCCTTGAGTCGGGGGACATAATGGAAGTCAAAGTCTCCTCAGCGCTAGAAAAACCTGCTCGGATGCAGTTACTGTTCTATCTGTGGTATCTTCGGAATATATACGGGATTGAGAAGGACGGGATTTTGGCGTATCCAACGGAGCGGAAACGTCAGACAGTCACGCTAACCGACACGACGACAGCACAGGTTGAGTCGACGATCGCAGGCATTCTCGACATCGTCTCGAGAGACGCACCGCCCAAACTGAAAAAGAAGGAGTACTGTAACTCGTGTCTCTATCAAGACCTTTGCTGGATGTAA
- a CDS encoding CRISPR-associated endonuclease Cas3'': MEPPLISHPNASDDQYPSEQITDQGHLRLASHNQAVSNRAVRLFKPANEQQEYVRALAALHDFGKATKQFQEYVRPEERYDGPSEEKTHARLGAMATWFVLNDLDAPPRDRLAATLAVARHHQALPNSAQYTAETLARAFEKPEDAISAQLESIDEHWPEAATELLGLSSDKAPSWEEFYSWASTGTIAEELREISSRSTLSGVKVSSAQLPEKLYDRTLHYWSALTLADKSHAMHLKDGELFDFKTLDKETIETYIETIREGETDDELESSLNNERERARRQAVQGVHKWIEEDSSNVATLTLPTGLGKTFTGLSAAFEARDILNSRLLEEHESQTVVYALPYTSIIEQTRAIFEDPDLWGADPTLSGLTVHHYLSETVVYSEEGGVGDVDNTDGEEAAELLGEAWRDGMILTTFVQLFESLTGPSNRQGLKLSALNSSIVILDEPQALSKDWWDGVERLIETLTDEFSARIIAMTATQPSLVRNLETTSLLAAGLNHNRGDCALCRRGNSYETTLEPVPMETYFANAERVRYTIDETALSRRLGTEETHIGYESAADKILQNTGPNGSTLAICNTINSSRRLTEVLAARPEITHLGGFIETVLNDNDLSAVDPVLSPAKVADRVLDRTVRSQTRQKIRRSDENSIRPNEPKQTTDTYLLTLNSRYRPFDREILIAIADQLSTSDHRFVFVSTQAIEAGVDLSFETVFRDLAPLDSIVQAAGRCNRSYEWGENGGQVYVWLLADPDEENPQNPSSEPPAYYVYERGATDAGIRDHLRIISDILADIPNHDDAADVALSRNAVTAYFERLTEKSLWSDFLREAIDNAKARDLSQESLIGGQQTYDVLVAVTDADTEEIEDISKFLASGDPAGYDRLENASGLRVSLPESVIEESPRLTRIDKKDRNSDGVQVFQFTGGNDLEYDFTGGGLGPASDSISGRFTI; this comes from the coding sequence ATGGAACCGCCGCTGATATCTCATCCAAATGCTAGTGATGATCAATATCCGTCAGAACAGATCACAGACCAAGGTCATCTCAGACTGGCGTCCCATAACCAGGCTGTGAGTAATCGTGCGGTTCGCTTATTCAAACCGGCCAACGAACAACAAGAATATGTTCGGGCGTTAGCTGCTTTGCACGATTTTGGTAAGGCTACGAAGCAGTTCCAGGAGTATGTCCGGCCAGAAGAAAGGTACGACGGACCTTCAGAAGAGAAGACTCACGCCCGCCTCGGAGCAATGGCCACGTGGTTTGTCCTCAATGATCTGGACGCACCACCTCGAGACAGACTAGCAGCGACGCTCGCGGTAGCCCGGCATCATCAGGCACTTCCAAATAGCGCACAGTACACAGCAGAAACTCTTGCAAGAGCCTTTGAAAAGCCGGAAGATGCGATTTCGGCCCAGCTAGAAAGTATCGACGAACATTGGCCAGAGGCTGCCACAGAATTGCTTGGATTATCGTCAGACAAGGCCCCTTCCTGGGAGGAGTTCTATAGCTGGGCAAGTACTGGCACCATAGCAGAAGAACTCCGAGAAATCAGCTCTCGAAGTACGCTCAGTGGGGTCAAGGTATCTTCGGCACAACTTCCGGAGAAGCTCTATGACCGGACCCTGCACTACTGGTCTGCATTAACTCTAGCTGATAAAAGCCACGCGATGCACCTCAAAGACGGGGAGTTGTTCGATTTCAAGACACTCGACAAAGAGACGATCGAGACCTACATCGAAACCATCCGCGAAGGCGAGACTGACGATGAACTGGAATCATCCCTGAACAACGAGCGGGAGCGTGCCCGACGTCAAGCCGTCCAAGGAGTCCATAAATGGATCGAGGAAGACTCCTCAAACGTAGCTACCTTAACGCTACCGACGGGGCTTGGGAAAACGTTCACTGGCCTCTCAGCTGCGTTCGAGGCTAGAGACATCCTAAATAGTCGGCTATTGGAGGAACACGAATCACAGACAGTCGTCTATGCACTCCCATATACGAGTATTATCGAACAAACACGCGCTATTTTCGAAGATCCAGACCTTTGGGGCGCAGATCCCACCTTGAGCGGTCTGACTGTCCACCATTATCTGAGTGAAACTGTAGTGTACTCTGAAGAGGGCGGTGTAGGCGACGTGGACAATACCGACGGCGAAGAAGCAGCTGAGTTACTCGGGGAGGCTTGGCGTGACGGAATGATACTTACGACGTTTGTTCAGTTGTTCGAGAGCCTCACTGGGCCGTCAAACAGACAGGGACTGAAGCTTTCGGCGTTGAACTCGAGTATCGTCATCTTAGACGAGCCACAGGCCCTTTCAAAAGATTGGTGGGACGGAGTCGAACGCCTCATTGAGACCCTGACTGACGAATTCTCTGCCCGTATCATCGCGATGACTGCAACACAACCCAGTCTCGTTAGGAACCTTGAGACAACGTCACTGTTAGCGGCAGGTCTGAACCACAATCGGGGAGACTGCGCGCTCTGTCGCAGAGGGAACTCCTACGAGACAACACTTGAACCGGTTCCTATGGAGACATATTTCGCCAATGCAGAACGAGTACGCTATACTATCGACGAAACAGCGTTGAGTCGCCGACTCGGTACTGAGGAGACTCATATAGGGTACGAGTCGGCCGCTGACAAGATTCTTCAAAATACTGGCCCAAATGGCTCGACACTGGCTATCTGTAACACCATCAATAGTTCGCGGAGACTCACTGAGGTCCTCGCGGCTCGCCCAGAAATCACTCACCTCGGTGGCTTCATTGAGACCGTCCTCAACGACAACGATCTGTCTGCGGTTGACCCGGTTCTGTCCCCGGCAAAAGTTGCGGATCGGGTATTAGATCGAACGGTGAGATCACAGACAAGACAGAAAATTCGACGGTCCGATGAAAATTCGATTCGGCCCAATGAGCCAAAGCAAACGACTGATACCTACTTACTCACGCTGAATTCGCGGTATCGGCCCTTTGACCGAGAGATTCTGATCGCTATCGCGGACCAACTTTCGACAAGTGATCACCGGTTCGTATTTGTTTCAACCCAGGCCATCGAGGCGGGCGTGGATCTAAGTTTCGAGACAGTCTTTCGAGACCTTGCACCACTCGACAGCATCGTCCAAGCCGCAGGGCGGTGCAACCGGTCGTACGAGTGGGGTGAAAATGGTGGTCAGGTATATGTCTGGCTTCTCGCTGACCCTGACGAAGAAAACCCACAGAATCCCTCATCCGAACCACCGGCATATTACGTCTACGAACGGGGTGCTACTGACGCTGGAATTCGCGATCATCTTCGAATCATTTCGGATATACTCGCTGACATCCCAAATCACGACGATGCAGCTGATGTCGCTCTCTCTCGGAATGCTGTAACAGCCTATTTCGAGCGGCTCACAGAGAAATCTCTGTGGAGTGACTTCCTTCGAGAGGCCATCGACAACGCAAAAGCCCGCGATCTGAGTCAAGAATCGCTGATCGGTGGGCAGCAAACGTATGACGTGCTCGTTGCAGTCACGGATGCAGACACAGAAGAGATCGAAGATATCTCGAAATTCCTTGCGAGTGGTGATCCAGCCGGGTACGACCGACTGGAGAATGCCTCTGGTCTTCGTGTGTCACTCCCGGAATCCGTGATTGAGGAATCACCGCGGTTGACTCGCATAGACAAAAAAGACCGCAACAGCGACGGAGTTCAAGTCTTCCAGTTCACCGGCGGAAACGACTTAGAATATGACTTCACAGGAGGTGGCTTGGGACCTGCATCGGATTCCATCTCCGGTCGATTTACAATCTGA
- the cas5b gene encoding type I-B CRISPR-associated protein Cas5b, protein MSPKIDNDGVPDQCLSFTVTSSWGHFKRVGRTVTKQTYRIPPRTTIAGMVAAIVGADRDSYYNTFGIENAAMAITPLSELRTINIPTTGLGTDPDQDVTTTVKKRRNFSLTYQETTGDRQLHAYEVLADPAYRIDLALEDETFYEQLQEHLVEGTSVYPPSLGKSEYLATIKDVEIDQTPSRIDGESTYDIDSVVPISLAEAIPQGGVTYSAERSPAAMERHTGGRRTTHFDDYIFTQQPDSPVRVGSGTEITPVSVEDRTVVFR, encoded by the coding sequence ATGTCACCCAAAATCGATAACGACGGTGTGCCTGACCAGTGTCTATCGTTTACTGTCACCTCGAGCTGGGGTCATTTCAAACGGGTCGGCCGAACCGTCACAAAACAGACCTACAGAATCCCGCCTCGGACCACGATCGCCGGTATGGTGGCAGCGATAGTAGGTGCCGACCGAGACTCATACTACAATACGTTCGGCATTGAGAACGCTGCAATGGCAATTACGCCACTGTCTGAACTCCGGACGATCAATATCCCGACTACTGGATTAGGAACGGATCCAGACCAAGATGTTACGACAACAGTCAAAAAGAGGCGTAACTTCTCTCTGACATACCAAGAGACGACAGGGGATCGGCAATTGCATGCATACGAGGTTCTCGCTGACCCTGCTTATCGCATCGATCTCGCTCTCGAAGACGAGACGTTTTACGAGCAGCTTCAAGAACACCTAGTTGAAGGTACATCAGTCTACCCGCCGAGTTTAGGGAAGTCGGAATACCTAGCGACAATAAAGGACGTAGAGATTGATCAGACACCTTCACGTATCGATGGAGAATCAACATATGATATCGACTCGGTCGTACCAATCTCATTGGCCGAGGCTATTCCTCAAGGAGGAGTGACGTACAGCGCCGAACGATCACCGGCAGCTATGGAACGTCATACTGGGGGAAGACGTACAACACATTTTGACGATTACATCTTCACACAACAGCCAGATTCCCCGGTTCGTGTTGGGTCTGGGACTGAAATTACCCCGGTATCGGTCGAAGATCGAACGGTTGTCTTCCGTTAG